The Aureispira anguillae genome contains a region encoding:
- a CDS encoding HlyD family secretion protein: protein MAIDKDKILRIEDKSYFFQDILEKTPSWIVSWGNTLFFIIFVLLLLGLWAIEYPDVIISEATVLTEDPSIDVYSESSGQIAHILKQDKELVKKDDWILVLNNSAEYKSILALMDLVEKLDGTDFWEKINAIQLDDHLRLGTLNDEYLNLIRNISEYQLFKKLNPQFLQIGINNNRTKNLDKILLNLAKQKELLEQEQELVYSAYLRTKELFKNKASAKIEVEQKERQWLALKSQIEELNSAMLKAQLQQEVINKENSSLVIEQSDQYLLLRNNILSSFNRLLFLLREWTQTNVLVAPVDGILNMYDIRSKRQFLTKEQHVFTISPSGKQTYFAWVKMPIGNSGKVKVDQSVIIKLANYPYHEFGTLKGRVLSITNVPKDGTYLLKVELPDQLLTSSGQELEQKQELIGVAEVITENLSLLGRMFNFLKN, encoded by the coding sequence TTGGCAATTGATAAAGATAAAATACTGAGAATAGAAGATAAGAGTTATTTTTTTCAAGACATTCTAGAAAAAACACCTTCTTGGATTGTTAGCTGGGGAAATACGCTCTTTTTTATAATTTTTGTTTTGTTGCTCTTGGGCTTATGGGCAATTGAATACCCAGATGTGATTATTTCTGAAGCTACTGTTTTGACAGAAGATCCATCTATTGATGTGTATAGTGAAAGTAGCGGTCAAATTGCACACATACTCAAACAGGATAAAGAGCTTGTTAAAAAGGACGATTGGATTTTGGTCTTGAATAATAGTGCAGAATACAAGAGTATCTTAGCCTTAATGGATTTGGTGGAAAAATTAGATGGAACTGATTTTTGGGAGAAAATTAATGCCATTCAATTGGATGACCATTTGCGGCTAGGTACCCTGAACGATGAGTACTTAAATTTAATTCGGAATATTAGCGAGTACCAATTGTTTAAAAAGCTAAATCCTCAATTTTTGCAAATTGGTATCAATAACAATCGAACCAAAAACTTGGATAAAATCTTATTGAACTTAGCAAAGCAAAAAGAATTGTTGGAGCAAGAACAGGAGTTGGTTTATAGTGCTTATCTAAGGACAAAAGAACTCTTCAAAAATAAAGCTTCTGCCAAAATTGAAGTAGAACAAAAGGAACGACAATGGTTGGCGCTCAAAAGCCAAATAGAAGAACTCAATAGTGCTATGCTAAAAGCTCAACTCCAACAAGAGGTAATTAATAAAGAAAATTCTTCTTTGGTAATTGAGCAGTCAGACCAATACTTATTGTTGAGGAATAATATCTTAAGTAGTTTTAATCGCCTGCTTTTTTTATTGAGAGAGTGGACACAAACCAATGTATTAGTGGCTCCTGTAGATGGTATTTTGAATATGTACGATATTCGATCTAAAAGACAATTTTTGACCAAAGAACAACACGTTTTTACGATTAGTCCTAGTGGAAAACAAACTTATTTTGCTTGGGTGAAAATGCCAATTGGAAATTCAGGAAAAGTTAAGGTCGATCAATCGGTCATTATTAAATTAGCCAACTACCCTTATCATGAATTTGGAACATTAAAGGGACGAGTTTTGTCGATCACCAACGTTCCCAAAGATGGGACTTATTTACTAAAAGTTGAATTGCCCGACCAATTGCTCACTAGCTCTGGGCAGGAATTAGAACAAAAACAGGAGCTAATAGGGGTGGCAGAAGTAATAACAGAGAACCTTTCTTTGTTGGGGAGAATGTTTAATTTTTTAAAGAATTAA
- a CDS encoding class I SAM-dependent methyltransferase, producing the protein MVFDNLTDDEKAYWLNYLVRMEGLHGQTVPQKEHLAIDNGISARRIALIEEANLFYKNIYTKIKDELYPLVAKETLLTKEVQSFSYESATPFSFGYLIRDWGHNSTYDQYGIIHSFLEEKLQAMNVSAAPSALFLGCGTGRYAVDLAYRYNQVDAFDASLFMIWSINHLKKVRTWEVVQKVLRNCRTIEDTIQRVTLKMTEEQVRTIDEKVNFFIAQASNIPLDQGAINHIYSIYFTDVLPLNVLFGELDRLLAANGLFIHFGPLEYFFNTELEMLSAEEVALFFQKKGYRILANEFLATRHLFNPNSMRYRMYDNWFFVAQKGDAQARLTLSDVLVVNNAVELRVTRRAKDGKCMEASYAASFHQKAYDLPEIIYELMLKIDGKTTLEQILWQLEISDIIEEEKEQLLAILQELLESNFIALK; encoded by the coding sequence ATGGTTTTTGACAATTTAACAGATGATGAAAAGGCGTATTGGCTCAATTATCTTGTTAGGATGGAGGGCTTGCACGGTCAAACTGTACCGCAAAAAGAGCATCTAGCAATTGATAATGGCATAAGTGCGAGAAGAATTGCTTTGATAGAAGAGGCGAATTTATTTTATAAAAATATTTATACTAAAATAAAAGATGAACTGTACCCTTTGGTTGCAAAAGAAACACTGCTTACCAAGGAAGTGCAGTCTTTTTCTTACGAATCTGCCACGCCTTTTTCCTTTGGTTATTTGATTAGGGATTGGGGGCATAACTCCACTTATGACCAATATGGTATAATTCATTCCTTCTTAGAAGAAAAATTACAAGCAATGAATGTTTCAGCAGCACCTAGTGCGCTTTTCCTAGGCTGTGGAACAGGGCGGTATGCAGTGGATCTAGCGTATAGATATAATCAAGTAGATGCTTTTGATGCTTCTTTGTTTATGATATGGAGTATTAATCATCTAAAAAAGGTGAGAACTTGGGAGGTGGTACAAAAAGTGTTGCGAAACTGTCGAACAATAGAGGATACGATACAACGAGTCACTTTGAAAATGACGGAGGAACAAGTTAGAACCATTGACGAAAAAGTTAACTTTTTTATTGCTCAAGCTTCCAATATTCCATTAGATCAGGGGGCTATTAATCACATCTATTCTATTTATTTTACAGATGTATTGCCCTTGAATGTCTTGTTTGGAGAGTTGGATCGTTTACTGGCAGCCAATGGATTGTTTATTCATTTTGGTCCCTTGGAATATTTCTTTAATACAGAATTAGAAATGCTATCTGCGGAAGAGGTAGCGTTGTTTTTTCAAAAAAAGGGCTATCGTATTCTAGCCAATGAATTTTTGGCAACTAGGCATCTATTTAACCCTAACAGTATGCGTTATCGCATGTATGATAACTGGTTTTTTGTTGCTCAGAAGGGGGATGCTCAAGCAAGACTTACGCTTTCGGATGTTCTAGTGGTTAATAATGCGGTTGAGTTAAGGGTAACAAGGCGGGCAAAGGATGGTAAATGCATGGAGGCGAGCTATGCTGCAAGTTTCCATCAGAAAGCATACGATCTTCCTGAAATTATTTACGAGCTGATGTTGAAGATAGATGGCAAAACTACCTTAGAACAGATCCTTTGGCAGTTAGAAATTTCTGATATAATAGAGGAAGAGAAGGAGCAACTCCTTGCGATTTTACAAGAGCTATTGGAGTCCAATTTTATAGCATTAAAATAA
- a CDS encoding alpha/beta hydrolase family protein has translation MNYFISSLLVILMTSTIGAQDWTGTWEGMLNAGTQELKIIFHLEKNAAGDWQATMDSPDQMAYDLKMDDVTIKNNEITMSLTAAHAQYVGTLNEDKTSIKGNWVQGVPLPLELTRAEKKSHKRPQEPQAPFPYTIEEVTYENKKEKFDLAGTLTLPEGEGKHPVVILISGSGPQDRDETILKHKPFWVLADYLTRNGFAVLRFDDRGVGASGGDFSKATSADFATDVMAGVDFLKKHPNIDPKRIGLMGHSEGGLIAPIVASKDKKIAFIVLLAGPGVPGNELLLKQSYDIMVQKGTDEKLLKTANKIGGKLYEAIINDKNNKLGTNELLELVKPDLSSLSEEDKKEIGGDEVTLRQSIAALRSPWMFYFINSNPADYLKKVKCPVLAINGDKDIQVAGEQNLDGIRAALAKNKKVKTALLPNLNHLFQTSETGAVEEYVKIEETFSPEAMKLILDWMKSL, from the coding sequence ATGAATTATTTTATCAGCAGTTTATTGGTCATTCTGATGACTAGTACAATCGGAGCGCAGGACTGGACGGGAACTTGGGAAGGGATGTTAAATGCAGGTACCCAAGAACTAAAAATCATTTTTCACCTTGAAAAGAATGCAGCAGGGGATTGGCAGGCAACAATGGATAGCCCTGATCAGATGGCTTATGACCTCAAGATGGACGATGTTACGATTAAGAACAACGAAATTACAATGAGTTTAACGGCTGCACATGCTCAATATGTAGGGACTCTAAATGAGGATAAAACTTCAATAAAAGGAAATTGGGTACAGGGAGTGCCTTTGCCCTTAGAATTGACAAGAGCAGAGAAAAAAAGCCATAAGCGTCCGCAAGAACCTCAAGCGCCTTTTCCTTATACAATAGAAGAGGTAACGTATGAAAATAAAAAAGAAAAATTTGACTTAGCAGGTACCCTTACTTTACCAGAAGGTGAAGGCAAACATCCTGTTGTAATTTTGATTTCAGGCTCTGGACCACAAGATAGAGACGAAACCATTCTAAAACATAAACCATTTTGGGTGTTGGCAGATTACTTAACTCGAAATGGTTTTGCTGTATTGCGTTTTGATGATCGAGGAGTTGGGGCTTCTGGAGGTGACTTTTCGAAAGCAACAAGTGCTGATTTTGCTACAGATGTAATGGCGGGGGTTGATTTTCTGAAAAAACATCCTAATATTGATCCTAAACGTATTGGTTTGATGGGGCACAGTGAAGGAGGATTAATTGCGCCTATTGTTGCTAGTAAAGATAAGAAGATTGCTTTTATTGTATTATTGGCAGGTCCTGGAGTACCTGGAAATGAATTGTTGCTGAAACAAAGCTATGATATTATGGTGCAGAAAGGAACAGATGAAAAACTACTAAAAACGGCCAATAAGATAGGAGGTAAATTGTACGAGGCTATTATAAATGATAAAAATAATAAATTGGGAACCAATGAATTATTAGAGTTGGTAAAACCAGACCTTAGCAGCTTGAGCGAAGAAGATAAAAAAGAAATTGGAGGGGATGAAGTTACCTTAAGACAGAGTATCGCAGCTTTAAGAAGCCCTTGGATGTTCTATTTTATTAATTCTAATCCTGCTGATTATCTCAAAAAGGTTAAATGTCCTGTCTTAGCGATTAATGGAGATAAAGATATTCAGGTAGCAGGGGAACAAAATTTGGATGGAATTCGTGCCGCATTAGCTAAAAATAAGAAGGTAAAAACGGCATTGTTGCCCAATCTTAATCATTTGTTTCAAACTTCCGAAACAGGTGCTGTTGAAGAATATGTAAAAATTGAAGAAACTTTTTCACCTGAGGCAATGAAGCTCATCTTGGATTGGATGAAAAGCTTGTAA
- a CDS encoding protein kinase domain-containing protein: protein MKVWIQHHNNTPLPILLEESPIASGGEGSLYKIKSPSSHQHLVAKIYHPNRRTKLRHEKILYLQATPPKGFRKKTAITLVWPQALVSDKEGHFMGFLMPWVAGEKLELLCLPNLPKKHSKTWHDFDFNVDVNLQNRLDLCYKIALAIQHIHDTERYILIDLKPDNIMVSPEGNVALVDLDSVEVVEEGITRYDAPVATPEYTPPDSYLNNNLVDPTQETPWDCFGMAVIFYKMLLGVHPYAASALAPYDQYNSLYEKIEQGLFVHNPILKGQFAVIPELHDRYHKLPSSIQQLFERCFIKGHHQPFARPSAEEWVQVLRAYNKDRIVDESKLKIPPLALHKIPHDLDLEQLFTLPMISKISQAPKIQLKKPLEKQELQNRQLPIAIQNPEVIRSQRFFNFIVLLLIMVTATALSIIMPWYLSLIIGSLAYLGFNYSTYKTRKSADQKETVVGILNKQLGQFKELIQIAEDYEAKISDYVERIKRIQENNPIPLISNLLKNRGIIQEKIDRFFQTIRVEKQKLVRLKRTEKARFQELTAYYQKKIQTETKFLSIQSSTLRQTIALLKRQYRLGSLSREEQTHYKDNLHTLEALLIQQELEQIEQEEQYWEKTQDIIYRCQEEHQKLIDDIQHYHQSISSKEEAEVNFFIEKQRINRSELKRLQYDLQQLEKPLHDQVAICRQAQQNAELYKKINYGRHLLEMVGLVKPF from the coding sequence ATGAAAGTTTGGATACAACATCACAATAATACTCCACTACCAATTTTATTGGAAGAATCCCCCATAGCAAGTGGCGGAGAGGGCAGTTTATACAAAATTAAGTCCCCTAGTTCTCATCAGCATTTGGTTGCAAAAATATACCACCCTAACCGTAGAACAAAGCTTCGACATGAAAAGATTCTTTATTTACAAGCAACTCCCCCTAAAGGTTTTAGAAAGAAAACAGCCATTACTTTAGTTTGGCCTCAAGCCTTAGTTTCAGACAAAGAAGGGCACTTTATGGGCTTTTTGATGCCTTGGGTAGCAGGCGAAAAATTAGAATTGTTATGCCTTCCGAACCTTCCTAAAAAACACAGCAAAACATGGCATGACTTTGACTTTAATGTTGATGTAAATTTACAAAATCGCTTAGATCTATGTTATAAAATAGCTTTGGCCATTCAACACATTCACGATACCGAACGCTATATACTAATCGATCTAAAACCTGATAATATCATGGTTAGCCCTGAAGGCAACGTTGCCTTAGTCGATTTAGATTCTGTAGAAGTCGTAGAAGAAGGAATTACTCGCTATGATGCGCCTGTAGCAACACCAGAATACACGCCACCCGATAGTTATTTGAACAACAACTTGGTTGATCCAACACAAGAAACGCCTTGGGATTGCTTTGGAATGGCAGTTATTTTTTATAAAATGCTATTGGGTGTTCATCCTTATGCTGCTTCTGCCTTAGCTCCTTACGATCAATATAATAGCTTGTATGAAAAAATTGAACAGGGGCTATTTGTACACAACCCTATCCTAAAAGGGCAGTTTGCCGTTATTCCCGAACTACACGACCGTTATCACAAACTTCCGTCTAGCATACAACAATTGTTTGAGCGCTGTTTTATCAAAGGGCATCACCAGCCTTTTGCCCGACCTAGCGCAGAGGAATGGGTGCAAGTACTTCGAGCCTATAACAAAGATCGAATAGTGGATGAATCTAAACTAAAAATTCCTCCTCTTGCCCTACATAAAATCCCCCATGATCTAGACTTGGAGCAGCTATTCACGCTTCCCATGATTTCCAAAATAAGTCAAGCGCCTAAAATTCAGCTAAAAAAGCCATTGGAAAAACAAGAGTTGCAAAATCGTCAACTTCCTATTGCCATACAGAACCCTGAAGTCATTCGCTCTCAGCGTTTTTTCAACTTTATTGTCTTATTATTAATTATGGTCACGGCTACTGCTTTATCTATTATAATGCCTTGGTACCTAAGTCTTATTATCGGCAGTCTTGCCTATTTAGGCTTTAACTACTCCACCTATAAAACTCGAAAATCAGCAGATCAAAAAGAAACAGTGGTTGGTATTTTAAACAAACAGCTAGGACAGTTTAAAGAATTAATTCAAATCGCTGAAGATTATGAAGCAAAAATTTCAGATTATGTAGAACGTATAAAACGTATACAGGAAAATAATCCTATTCCTTTAATCTCCAATTTACTAAAAAATCGGGGTATTATCCAGGAAAAAATAGATCGATTCTTTCAAACGATTAGAGTTGAAAAACAAAAACTAGTACGCCTAAAACGAACAGAAAAAGCTCGTTTTCAAGAACTTACAGCCTATTATCAAAAAAAAATCCAAACAGAAACCAAATTTTTATCCATTCAATCTTCTACACTGCGTCAAACGATCGCTTTACTAAAACGCCAATATCGTTTAGGATCGCTTAGTCGAGAAGAACAGACTCATTATAAGGATAATTTACACACCTTAGAAGCCTTGTTGATTCAGCAGGAGTTAGAACAAATTGAGCAGGAAGAGCAATATTGGGAAAAAACTCAGGATATTATTTATCGTTGCCAAGAAGAACATCAAAAATTGATCGATGACATTCAACACTATCACCAATCTATTAGTTCTAAAGAAGAAGCAGAAGTTAATTTTTTCATTGAAAAACAGCGCATTAATCGCTCTGAATTAAAACGATTACAATACGATTTGCAGCAGCTTGAAAAACCACTCCATGACCAAGTTGCGATCTGTCGTCAGGCCCAACAAAATGCAGAGTTGTACAAAAAAATTAATTATGGTCGACATTTACTAGAAATGGTTGGGCTAGTCAAACCATTTTAA
- a CDS encoding M48 family metallopeptidase → MSNKPFLLILFLCLSISTNAQDFNNYQLLKSTGKIPKDFLIPSSEKYKKELENVDKNNNQKDQKQFYLESNFLIDDLLQSAKVLFNDPITAYVNKVADELLKDDEEMRQKLRFYAVRSSAVNAFATNQGIIFVNVGLLAQLESEAQLAFILAHEISHVRHGHALDMYLEAQKISRYSSRTDLMRNTSFDDRIVAKNYFSKELETHADKEGLDLYLTSKYSLEDLDGVFDVLQYSYLPFDIIPFKRAFFESEFITFPESYFLPEEELNEINGSYEEDDSKSTHPSIDKRRTACSEIIANNSNANRSAFVTGSKEDFLKVRDIARFELAYYYLHDFRYQDAIYACYILQQKYPNSLYLKKIITKSLYGYTKFKNELKGVKPYSVSYSDEDISSDYMSKNAHEDIEGPSQQVYYFLAQLEPKDLTVFTLRYAWDVVQEYADDKELQTILEDLFLELAYHYEKRSEFSTQSILELSMAKLAKAKQDSLDKIQPKTPENTTKLSKYDKIKKQKKEQEIISEEEIDSTEYSKYAFRDVLESKMFKNLFSKGQKEKQDREARTEYFNSSEGRAELRKRRKNRMVALGIDSVLVYSPYYVKIIEGRKSKVDHLKSEKNQLQLTDILVKNAELAKVNITLLNTNNLNESDAEAFNELRILSEWMSQQNRFGGNLLMKGFDQDYADKIVQKYGTPYLLFTGIASIQRSKTHWVYWSVLFDLETGRYQVIKEDYYKQKDTKTQLNAHIFDTFFQIKSKRKKRS, encoded by the coding sequence ATGAGTAACAAACCTTTCCTTTTGATACTTTTTTTATGCTTGAGTATTTCCACTAATGCTCAAGACTTTAACAATTATCAATTATTAAAAAGTACGGGGAAAATTCCTAAAGATTTTTTAATTCCATCCTCTGAAAAGTACAAAAAAGAGCTGGAAAATGTAGATAAAAACAACAATCAAAAAGATCAAAAACAATTCTACCTTGAAAGCAATTTTCTAATTGATGATTTATTGCAAAGTGCCAAAGTTTTATTTAATGATCCCATCACTGCCTATGTCAATAAAGTAGCGGATGAATTGTTAAAGGATGATGAAGAAATGCGCCAAAAATTGCGTTTTTATGCTGTTCGTTCTTCTGCTGTTAATGCTTTTGCAACCAATCAAGGAATTATTTTTGTCAATGTAGGATTATTGGCTCAATTAGAGAGTGAAGCTCAATTAGCTTTTATTTTGGCACATGAAATATCACATGTTCGACATGGGCATGCCTTGGATATGTATTTGGAAGCACAAAAAATAAGCCGCTATTCTAGCCGTACAGATCTAATGCGCAATACCTCTTTTGACGATAGAATTGTTGCCAAAAATTATTTCTCTAAGGAGCTTGAAACACACGCAGATAAAGAAGGGTTAGATTTGTACCTAACGAGTAAGTACAGCTTGGAGGATTTAGATGGAGTTTTTGATGTGCTTCAATATTCGTACCTCCCTTTTGACATTATTCCATTCAAAAGAGCATTTTTCGAGTCTGAATTTATCACTTTCCCTGAATCTTATTTCTTGCCAGAAGAAGAGTTAAATGAAATCAATGGATCGTATGAAGAAGATGATTCTAAAAGTACACATCCTAGTATCGACAAAAGAAGAACAGCTTGTAGCGAAATTATTGCCAACAACAGCAATGCAAATCGTAGTGCCTTTGTAACAGGTTCTAAAGAGGATTTTCTGAAAGTACGAGATATTGCTCGTTTTGAATTGGCTTACTATTATTTACATGATTTTAGGTATCAAGACGCTATCTACGCTTGTTATATTCTACAACAAAAATATCCAAATAGCCTCTACCTGAAAAAAATCATCACCAAATCACTCTATGGTTATACTAAATTTAAAAATGAACTCAAAGGGGTAAAACCTTATTCTGTTTCTTATTCGGATGAAGATATTTCTTCAGATTATATGAGTAAAAATGCGCACGAGGATATAGAAGGTCCTTCCCAACAGGTTTACTATTTTTTGGCACAATTAGAGCCTAAAGATTTAACTGTATTTACCCTTAGGTATGCTTGGGATGTTGTTCAAGAATATGCTGACGATAAAGAATTACAGACTATTTTGGAAGATTTATTCCTAGAATTGGCGTATCACTACGAAAAACGTTCTGAATTTTCAACTCAGAGCATTTTAGAACTATCAATGGCAAAACTTGCCAAAGCAAAACAAGATAGTCTTGACAAAATCCAGCCAAAAACTCCAGAAAATACGACGAAATTATCTAAATATGATAAAATAAAAAAACAAAAGAAAGAACAAGAGATCATCAGTGAGGAAGAAATCGATTCTACTGAATATTCCAAGTATGCTTTTCGAGATGTCTTAGAATCAAAAATGTTCAAAAATTTATTTTCTAAAGGCCAAAAAGAAAAACAAGATCGTGAAGCTCGAACTGAATATTTTAACTCTAGTGAAGGTAGAGCCGAACTTCGTAAACGTCGCAAAAATAGAATGGTTGCTTTAGGCATTGATTCTGTATTGGTCTATTCTCCTTATTATGTCAAAATAATAGAAGGAAGAAAGTCTAAAGTAGATCATTTAAAATCTGAAAAAAATCAACTGCAACTAACCGATATCTTGGTCAAAAATGCCGAGCTAGCTAAGGTTAACATTACCTTATTAAACACCAACAACTTAAACGAAAGCGATGCTGAGGCCTTTAATGAACTTCGTATATTGTCAGAGTGGATGTCACAACAAAATCGCTTTGGGGGTAACCTATTAATGAAAGGGTTTGATCAAGATTATGCGGATAAAATTGTTCAAAAATATGGCACTCCATATCTTTTATTTACAGGAATTGCTTCTATTCAGCGTTCTAAAACCCATTGGGTTTATTGGTCGGTTTTGTTTGATTTAGAGACGGGACGTTACCAAGTAATCAAAGAGGATTATTACAAGCAAAAAGACACCAAAACGCAACTCAATGCCCATATATTTGATACCTTTTTTCAGATAAAATCTAAGCGAAAAAAACGCAGCTAG
- a CDS encoding outer membrane beta-barrel family protein: MKSLFTTLLFISLIVIGQAQPGGREMPKIGKLSGTVYDSISQKPLEFATVSVFRMRDSALVGGMITDEKGKFEIDQLPIGRHRVTISYMGYSTYTVPMLKIFPNQPTVDLEKIYVAPTEATLKTAEVTADKAVFQLGLDKRVFNVDKTNLGDSENATEILRNTPTVEVDFDGAVKIRGAAVQVYINGKPTGLTGDSQAEILDQLPANTVKKVELITSPSAKYDPEGASGIINIVLKKNVLEGFTGSANVSIGTSTWVPFGKYRGGLSLNFRNNKINIFSNFSYNYRESYSRNYNYRATTLPTDTSFLEQFTDRKRIRNGAMARIGMDYYFDDYNTLTIAARLRPSGGGNSSNIQYDYLDANQLKMSISERINDGSRNRFSMTYNLVYAKVFKQKKKDKNNQEEVTRRDNSKDSYGKGRRRWHGGGDGRAGGRSGTMGDKQELVIDLQYSMNNNSEFETFSEQLYLPDWTEANSTPDSQYTTNYNKMHQGTMRIDYTHPFNKKMKLEVGYKGNIRWLGNDFSSESFDYNQMQMLNDTGRTNNFQYQEQVHAVYATFAQQIGKFRYKLGLRGEYTLADSRLVYPTDSTFRNNYPSIFPSVHLSYELPKNQQVQLGFSRRIQRPSTWALNPFPSYSDPLNLRYGNPYLLPQYTNAVELSYVNYWKGGNTIMLTAFYKYNTDQIVRLRTLRQDGVSVLTHYNFSTSHMWGGELVTRFVPFKWWNFGLTGSVYQNIQDGTNVNEDYSVNAIAGNVNVNMNFVFKFGMRISLYAWYSIPTKVAQGWTGGYTWNSFSVSQKVLKNKGTVTLSVRNPILGGQYQFETSDGRSFSQSGKHQWESPVFELRFSYRFGKVNVRDGRSKNASRLRSGSSNGDGGEGGEIN, from the coding sequence ATGAAATCTTTATTTACTACTTTATTATTCATCTCATTAATAGTTATTGGTCAGGCACAGCCTGGGGGACGAGAAATGCCCAAAATAGGAAAGCTTAGTGGAACCGTTTATGACTCTATTAGCCAGAAGCCCTTAGAATTTGCTACTGTTTCTGTTTTTAGAATGCGTGATTCTGCTTTGGTGGGGGGAATGATAACCGATGAGAAAGGAAAGTTTGAAATTGATCAATTGCCAATTGGCAGACATCGAGTGACCATTAGTTATATGGGCTACAGTACGTATACCGTCCCAATGCTAAAGATATTTCCGAATCAGCCTACTGTTGATTTAGAAAAAATTTATGTTGCTCCAACAGAAGCTACCCTAAAAACAGCAGAGGTTACAGCAGACAAAGCAGTTTTTCAATTGGGATTAGATAAAAGAGTTTTTAATGTAGATAAAACGAACTTGGGCGATAGTGAGAATGCAACGGAAATATTACGCAATACACCAACGGTAGAAGTTGACTTTGATGGTGCTGTCAAAATTCGGGGTGCTGCTGTGCAGGTTTATATCAATGGAAAACCGACAGGATTAACAGGAGATAGCCAAGCAGAAATATTGGATCAATTGCCTGCCAATACAGTAAAAAAAGTAGAATTAATTACCAGCCCATCTGCCAAATATGATCCAGAAGGTGCCTCTGGAATTATTAATATTGTACTAAAAAAGAATGTTTTAGAGGGCTTCACAGGGTCTGCCAATGTTTCTATTGGAACCTCTACTTGGGTGCCCTTTGGAAAGTATAGAGGTGGTTTGAGTTTAAATTTTAGAAACAACAAAATCAATATCTTTTCTAACTTTAGTTATAATTATAGAGAAAGCTATAGCCGAAATTATAACTATAGAGCCACTACCTTACCCACAGATACTTCCTTTTTAGAACAGTTTACAGATAGAAAAAGAATTCGAAATGGAGCTATGGCTCGCATAGGAATGGATTATTATTTTGATGACTATAATACCTTAACCATTGCAGCCCGTCTTCGACCAAGTGGCGGTGGGAATAGTAGTAACATACAGTATGACTATTTAGATGCCAATCAACTAAAAATGTCCATTAGTGAGCGTATAAATGATGGTAGTCGGAACCGTTTTAGTATGACGTATAATCTCGTTTATGCTAAAGTTTTTAAACAAAAGAAAAAAGATAAAAATAATCAAGAGGAAGTGACTCGCCGTGACAATTCTAAAGATTCTTATGGAAAGGGACGAAGACGTTGGCATGGTGGCGGAGATGGTCGTGCAGGGGGACGTTCAGGAACAATGGGAGACAAACAAGAACTGGTGATTGATTTGCAGTATTCTATGAATAACAATTCGGAATTTGAAACCTTTTCAGAGCAATTGTATTTACCCGATTGGACAGAGGCAAACAGCACGCCTGATTCTCAATATACCACCAATTACAACAAAATGCACCAAGGAACCATGCGCATTGATTATACCCACCCCTTTAATAAAAAAATGAAATTAGAGGTTGGTTATAAGGGCAATATTCGTTGGTTAGGCAATGATTTTAGTTCTGAATCCTTTGATTATAACCAAATGCAAATGTTGAACGATACAGGACGAACCAATAATTTTCAATACCAAGAACAGGTCCATGCGGTCTATGCAACTTTTGCACAGCAAATTGGTAAATTTCGCTACAAATTAGGATTAAGAGGTGAATATACTTTGGCAGATTCTCGTTTGGTTTATCCAACTGATTCTACCTTTAGAAACAACTATCCCAGTATATTTCCTTCGGTACATCTATCGTACGAATTGCCCAAAAATCAACAAGTACAATTGGGCTTTAGCCGAAGAATACAACGCCCATCTACTTGGGCATTAAACCCTTTTCCAAGCTATAGTGATCCGTTGAATTTGAGATATGGAAACCCTTATTTATTGCCACAATACACCAATGCAGTTGAATTAAGCTATGTCAATTATTGGAAAGGAGGGAATACAATTATGTTAACGGCTTTTTATAAGTACAATACAGACCAAATCGTACGACTAAGAACTTTACGTCAAGATGGCGTTTCTGTACTTACCCATTACAACTTTAGTACGAGCCATATGTGGGGAGGTGAATTGGTGACTCGCTTTGTGCCTTTTAAATGGTGGAACTTTGGACTTACGGGGTCTGTGTACCAAAATATTCAAGATGGAACCAATGTAAATGAAGATTATTCTGTTAATGCAATTGCTGGAAATGTGAATGTAAACATGAATTTTGTCTTTAAATTTGGCATGCGTATTTCGCTCTATGCTTGGTATTCTATTCCAACCAAAGTAGCACAGGGCTGGACTGGTGGTTACACTTGGAATTCATTTTCTGTTAGCCAAAAGGTACTTAAAAACAAAGGAACAGTAACACTAAGTGTTCGGAACCCAATATTGGGCGGGCAGTATCAATTTGAGACTTCTGATGGGCGCTCCTTTTCGCAATCAGGGAAACATCAATGGGAGTCGCCTGTTTTTGAACTGCGTTTTTCATATCGTTTTGGTAAAGTTAATGTTCGGGATGGACGCTCTAAAAATGCCAGCCGTTTACGAAGTGGTAGCAGCAATGGTGATGGTGGAGAAGGAGGAGAAATTAATTAG